A window of the Streptomyces sp. Ag109_O5-10 genome harbors these coding sequences:
- a CDS encoding ATP-binding protein, whose amino-acid sequence MHEYTSRVRVWGLTCPGFPEEVSRARRWTRDILRGSPLADDAALIVSELSTNALLHTSSGGERGSFHLAVAVAPQVIALSVTDDGGGDAPKVEYQDQDAEHGRGLGMVSALAHRVVVQGAGGGYTVTAELFVNAQRGGHSC is encoded by the coding sequence ATGCACGAGTATACGAGTCGAGTCCGAGTCTGGGGACTGACTTGCCCAGGATTTCCGGAAGAGGTCAGCCGGGCTCGCCGCTGGACGAGAGACATCCTGCGCGGATCGCCCCTGGCGGACGACGCGGCCCTGATCGTGAGCGAGCTGAGCACTAACGCACTCCTTCACACGAGCAGCGGAGGGGAGCGCGGGAGCTTCCACCTGGCCGTGGCGGTGGCACCGCAGGTGATCGCGCTGTCGGTGACGGACGACGGAGGCGGCGATGCCCCGAAGGTCGAGTACCAGGACCAGGACGCCGAGCACGGCCGAGGCCTGGGCATGGTCAGCGCCCTCGCACACAGGGTCGTCGTCCAAGGCGCGGGCGGCGGCTACACGGTCACCGCGGAACTCTTTGTGAACGCCCAGCGGGGAGGCCACTCGTGCTGA
- a CDS encoding sensor histidine kinase, with protein MLRTVSWLLRTGAYVFIGLKTFTHPPAGTATLVSAAAAYVLSSLALLLWGLTEARGDEAADRSLMLLLLGAAAVLAGYASAAPHAESLIGLSLAFVMQLGTQASLAVGWATAGCTVAAVETGVLANGAGREIALGYPVLVAAVLIASHNRRAWRVRAEQSATLLAQTELLRAEQRQVAVLDERTRIAREIHDVLAHSLGALSIQIQAAEVLLTDHQDIDRAVTVLAGARRLTADGLTETRRAVHALRSSLAPLDEELATLANTHRQRHGVPVRLTVEGAPFALSADQALPLLRTAQEALTNAAKHASAQPVEITLTYEDDHVTLAVDNPLAQRDSQRPEFATLNGGYGLTGMRERLLLLGGTLDAAARDGRWRVCAEVPR; from the coding sequence GTGCTGCGTACGGTGTCATGGCTGCTGCGGACCGGCGCGTATGTGTTCATCGGCCTGAAGACCTTCACCCACCCTCCGGCCGGGACCGCGACCCTGGTCTCGGCCGCCGCCGCTTACGTCCTCAGTAGCCTTGCCCTGCTGCTGTGGGGGCTCACCGAGGCCCGCGGCGACGAGGCCGCGGACCGCTCCCTCATGCTGCTGCTGCTCGGCGCCGCCGCCGTCCTCGCCGGGTACGCCAGCGCCGCCCCGCACGCCGAATCACTCATCGGTCTGTCGCTGGCCTTCGTCATGCAACTGGGCACCCAGGCAAGCCTCGCGGTCGGCTGGGCAACGGCAGGGTGCACGGTGGCGGCCGTCGAGACCGGCGTACTGGCCAACGGGGCGGGCCGCGAGATCGCCCTCGGCTACCCGGTGCTGGTGGCCGCGGTACTGATCGCAAGCCACAACCGGCGCGCCTGGCGGGTGCGCGCCGAGCAGTCCGCGACCCTGCTCGCCCAGACCGAGCTGCTGCGCGCCGAGCAGCGGCAGGTGGCCGTGCTGGACGAGCGCACCCGGATCGCCCGCGAGATCCATGACGTACTGGCTCATTCGCTCGGCGCCCTGAGCATCCAGATCCAGGCCGCCGAGGTGTTGTTGACGGACCATCAGGACATCGACCGGGCCGTGACGGTGCTCGCCGGGGCGCGGCGGCTGACCGCCGACGGCCTCACCGAGACCCGCCGCGCGGTGCATGCCCTGCGCTCGTCCCTCGCACCGCTCGACGAGGAACTGGCCACATTGGCGAACACCCACCGTCAGCGGCACGGCGTACCGGTACGGCTCACCGTCGAGGGCGCCCCCTTCGCGCTCTCCGCGGACCAGGCGCTGCCGCTTCTCCGCACCGCGCAGGAAGCCCTGACCAACGCCGCCAAACACGCCTCCGCCCAGCCGGTGGAGATCACCTTGACCTACGAGGACGACCACGTGACGCTCGCCGTCGACAACCCACTCGCTCAACGAGATTCGCAGAGGCCGGAGTTCGCCACCCTCAATGGCGGCTACGGACTCACCGGGATGCGCGAGCGGCTCCTGCTGCTGGGCGGGACACTCGACGCGGCGGCACGGGACGGCCGGTGGCGCGTGTGCGCCGAGGTGCCGCGGTGA
- a CDS encoding phosphatase: MAKKRRGRVVATAVAASVIGVGLALSPGAADASGGVAAWSSVPAVTDVRGVTTPNVLSPGLTEHPVAQGSLKLENPTDQVPYYGYLGDGTLLPDPAVKQAPGVKIEASKTEPDKNTYLRMSGLHGADPSYRYGKHFLFQGHEGAQAGYITRINLDADEAHRVTLLATEEADGTALPAIDGSTWDPWAKRLLFTSEEGADGAVLQATPDIDSKVQDISFVTGRAGYEGIQNDSAGNLLMVEDSGGATVATKTKVPNSFVYRLIPYDKHDLTKGGKLQALQVVSRRSGSPIAYQDVDSAHPTGGAFTDDQKDLSNYGPALSTRWVTIHDTKTDTSGKAFDANALAKSFKATPFKRPENGQFRPGTDFREFYFDATGDTNTTSTANDGYGGWGTLYKLTQSDPRSNDGKLSVFYAGDKAHTGIDNVTFLDRTHVAFVEDASDTVHAQRDALDSGFVFATTTDYSGGAQPVRFLAEGRDPSATLDNMLSSVNGGIQNDGDNEITGIHVSDGDPGTDGILGAKVPTLFRDGWRLFWTQQHGDNTTWEITPADK; the protein is encoded by the coding sequence ATGGCCAAAAAGAGACGTGGCAGGGTCGTCGCAACAGCGGTGGCGGCGAGTGTGATCGGTGTCGGCCTCGCACTGTCCCCCGGTGCAGCCGACGCCAGTGGCGGCGTGGCCGCCTGGTCGTCGGTGCCGGCTGTCACCGACGTCCGCGGCGTGACCACTCCGAACGTCCTGTCGCCCGGACTCACCGAACACCCCGTCGCGCAGGGATCCCTGAAGCTGGAGAACCCGACCGACCAGGTCCCGTACTACGGATACCTCGGCGACGGCACGCTGCTGCCCGACCCCGCCGTGAAGCAGGCCCCGGGCGTGAAGATCGAGGCGAGCAAGACCGAGCCCGACAAGAACACCTACCTGCGGATGTCCGGCCTGCACGGCGCCGACCCGTCGTACCGGTACGGCAAGCACTTCCTCTTCCAGGGACACGAGGGCGCTCAGGCCGGGTACATCACCCGCATCAACCTCGACGCCGACGAGGCCCACCGCGTGACGCTGCTGGCCACAGAGGAGGCCGACGGCACGGCGCTTCCCGCCATCGACGGCTCCACCTGGGACCCGTGGGCCAAGCGGCTGCTGTTCACCTCCGAGGAGGGGGCCGACGGCGCGGTGCTCCAGGCCACCCCGGACATCGACTCGAAGGTCCAGGACATCTCCTTCGTCACCGGCCGGGCCGGCTACGAGGGCATCCAGAACGACTCCGCCGGCAACCTGCTGATGGTCGAGGACAGCGGCGGTGCCACGGTCGCCACCAAGACGAAGGTTCCCAACAGCTTCGTCTACCGGCTGATCCCCTACGACAAGCATGACCTCACCAAGGGCGGCAAGCTCCAGGCGCTGCAGGTGGTCTCCCGCCGCAGCGGCTCGCCCATCGCCTACCAGGACGTCGACAGCGCGCACCCCACCGGCGGGGCGTTCACCGACGACCAGAAGGACCTGAGCAACTACGGTCCGGCCCTGAGCACCCGCTGGGTGACCATCCACGACACCAAGACCGACACCAGCGGGAAGGCGTTCGACGCCAACGCCCTGGCGAAGTCGTTCAAGGCGACCCCGTTCAAGCGTCCGGAGAACGGCCAGTTCCGCCCCGGCACGGACTTCCGTGAGTTCTACTTCGACGCCACCGGTGACACCAACACCACCAGCACCGCCAACGACGGCTACGGCGGCTGGGGCACCCTGTACAAGCTCACTCAGAGCGACCCGCGCTCCAACGACGGCAAGCTCAGCGTCTTCTACGCGGGCGACAAGGCGCACACCGGCATCGACAACGTGACGTTCCTCGACCGCACGCACGTCGCCTTCGTCGAGGACGCCAGCGACACCGTGCACGCCCAGCGGGACGCCCTCGACTCCGGGTTCGTCTTCGCCACCACGACCGATTACTCGGGCGGCGCGCAGCCGGTGCGCTTCCTGGCCGAGGGCCGCGACCCGTCGGCGACCCTGGACAACATGCTGTCCTCGGTGAACGGCGGCATCCAGAACGACGGTGACAACGAGATCACCGGCATCCACGTCTCCGACGGCGACCCGGGCACGGACGGCATCCTCGGCGCCAAGGTGCCGACCCTGTTCCGTGACGGCTGGCGACTGTTCTGGACCCAGCAGCACGGCGACAACACCACGTGGGAGATCACCCCGGCCGACAAGTAG
- a CDS encoding IS256 family transposase: protein MTAPDSLPLHALAEDNLAAASPDLLRAMVKTFADALMSAEADALCNAEYGQVSEERVNHRNGYRPREWDTRAGTVELAVPKLRQGSYFPHWLLERRRRAEQALVSVVATAYLLGVSTRRVEKLAESLGVTQLSKSQVSAMAKHLDDQVTAFRNRPLDAGPYTFVWVDALTQKVREGGRIINVHALIAVGVNADGHREILGIDVATAEDGAGWLAFLRSLTARGLSGVQLVVSDAHTGLVNAIGAVLPGASWQRCRTHYARNLLSQVPKSAQPWVATLLRTVFEQPDTDAVQAQMRHVLDALEAKFPKAAAHLDAAQHDLLAFTAFPREIWRQIWSNNPQERLNKEIRRRTDVVGIFPDRTALIRLVGAVLAEQNDEWTEARRYMGLDLLAKARLHPIESETDETVLPTELTA from the coding sequence ATGACCGCACCAGACAGTCTGCCCCTGCACGCTCTCGCCGAGGACAACCTCGCCGCGGCGAGTCCCGATCTGCTGCGCGCGATGGTCAAGACGTTCGCCGACGCGCTCATGTCCGCGGAGGCCGATGCCCTCTGCAATGCCGAATACGGGCAGGTCAGCGAGGAACGCGTCAATCACCGCAACGGTTATCGCCCGCGCGAGTGGGACACCCGCGCAGGGACCGTCGAACTCGCCGTCCCCAAGCTGCGGCAGGGCAGTTACTTCCCGCACTGGCTCCTGGAACGCCGCCGGCGGGCCGAGCAGGCCCTCGTCTCGGTGGTCGCCACCGCCTACCTGCTCGGTGTGTCCACCCGCCGCGTCGAGAAGCTCGCCGAGTCCCTCGGCGTCACCCAGCTGTCGAAGTCCCAGGTCAGCGCGATGGCCAAGCATCTGGACGATCAGGTCACCGCGTTCCGCAACCGGCCGCTCGATGCCGGGCCCTACACGTTCGTCTGGGTGGACGCGCTGACCCAGAAGGTCCGCGAGGGCGGCCGCATCATCAACGTCCACGCTCTGATCGCAGTCGGCGTCAACGCCGACGGACACCGCGAGATCCTCGGCATCGACGTCGCCACGGCCGAGGACGGTGCGGGCTGGCTCGCCTTCCTGCGCTCCCTGACCGCCCGCGGCCTGTCCGGTGTCCAGCTGGTCGTCTCCGACGCGCACACCGGCCTGGTGAACGCGATCGGCGCGGTCCTGCCCGGCGCATCCTGGCAGCGGTGCCGCACGCATTACGCCCGAAATTTGCTGAGCCAGGTCCCGAAGTCCGCTCAGCCGTGGGTGGCCACCCTGCTGCGGACCGTCTTCGAACAACCCGACACCGACGCTGTCCAGGCCCAGATGCGGCACGTTCTGGATGCCCTGGAAGCCAAGTTCCCCAAGGCAGCAGCCCACTTGGACGCCGCTCAGCACGACCTGCTGGCCTTCACCGCCTTCCCACGCGAGATCTGGCGGCAGATCTGGTCGAACAACCCACAGGAACGGCTGAACAAGGAGATCCGACGTCGCACCGACGTCGTCGGCATCTTCCCCGACCGCACCGCGCTGATCCGCCTGGTCGGCGCCGTGCTGGCCGAGCAGAACGACGAATGGACCGAGGCCCGCCGCTACATGGGACTCGACCTGCTGGCCAAGGCCCGGCTCCACCCGATCGAGTCAGAAACCGACGAGACCGTCCTCCCGACCGAACTCACCGCATAG
- a CDS encoding response regulator transcription factor, with protein sequence MSAQDTRPLRVVVADDQASVREGLVLILDLLPDIDVVASAANGQEALDRVAEHHPDAILLDLHMPVLDGTETTRRLTSEFPEVAVVVLTTYADDTSVLETLRAGARAYLTKDADRLHIARTLHSAASGLSVLDPKVQATLLAAASAAASAPAQPPHPAPSDRPLPDGLTRREAEILTLMARGMTNAEIATALFLSGNTVKTHINRIFTKTGSRDRVAAIRYARDHGLD encoded by the coding sequence GTGAGCGCCCAGGACACCCGGCCACTGCGGGTGGTGGTCGCCGACGACCAGGCCAGCGTCCGCGAGGGCCTGGTCCTCATACTCGACCTGCTCCCGGACATCGACGTCGTGGCCTCCGCTGCCAACGGCCAAGAGGCGCTCGACCGGGTCGCCGAGCACCACCCGGACGCGATCCTGCTCGACCTGCACATGCCGGTGCTCGACGGCACCGAGACCACCCGCCGTCTCACGTCCGAGTTCCCCGAGGTCGCCGTCGTCGTCCTGACCACCTACGCCGACGACACCTCCGTCCTGGAAACGCTACGGGCCGGGGCCCGCGCGTACCTCACCAAAGACGCGGACCGTCTGCACATCGCCCGTACGCTGCACAGTGCCGCCTCGGGCCTGTCCGTCCTCGACCCCAAGGTCCAGGCCACCCTGCTCGCCGCGGCGAGCGCCGCGGCAAGCGCTCCCGCCCAGCCCCCGCACCCCGCCCCCTCCGACCGGCCACTCCCCGACGGCCTCACCCGCCGCGAGGCGGAGATCCTCACCCTCATGGCGCGTGGCATGACCAACGCCGAGATCGCCACAGCCCTCTTCCTGAGCGGCAACACTGTGAAGACCCACATCAACCGCATCTTCACGAAGACCGGCTCCCGCGACCGCGTCGCCGCCATCCGCTACGCCCGCGACCACGGCCTGGACTGA
- a CDS encoding NUDIX hydrolase codes for MSVAGVIVDPQGRALLIQRRDNGKWEPPGGVLEREETIPEALQREVLEETGIKIALPATLTGVYKNMTGLIVSLVFRCEAADGTPTTGDETRALRWATREEVTDLADEAYAIRVLDALDAMTPAAVRAHDGVKLV; via the coding sequence GTGAGCGTCGCCGGGGTCATTGTCGACCCCCAGGGCCGTGCCCTCCTGATCCAGCGCCGTGACAACGGCAAGTGGGAGCCGCCGGGCGGTGTCCTCGAACGTGAGGAGACCATCCCCGAGGCCCTGCAACGCGAGGTCCTCGAAGAGACCGGCATCAAGATCGCTCTTCCGGCGACTCTGACCGGTGTCTACAAGAACATGACGGGCCTGATCGTCTCCCTGGTCTTCCGCTGTGAGGCCGCCGACGGCACGCCCACGACCGGCGACGAGACCCGTGCACTGCGCTGGGCCACCCGCGAAGAAGTCACCGACCTGGCCGACGAGGCATACGCGATCCGCGTCCTGGACGCACTCGACGCGATGACCCCGGCGGCTGTCCGCGCCCACGACGGCGTGAAACTCGTCTAG
- a CDS encoding Shedu anti-phage system protein SduA domain-containing protein yields MTTFRSGFTLWKLVQTARELTEDARVRERVDAVLHIMGGFGGTYGKGRPLVNALEDVAHEAVLQGDFAFAQRFQRFAAYAGGELFLDILENYYDDEARQRSETHMRRMAALGADRAVAALDVLCRDKPGASAADARDLFRGIAQSVDYLGLGDGEGGIRLSTKEARRLQEYGHMEMVLRNLPRPASAEAARMMSDVLADVDAGMLAQLLELRARQVGLAALRTAVEDPDSSESALHGCLKNQEWIFGGAYVAELARRQYTPDAILDIPLLRGDGSLHVVELKRANIKDLVIRRSGHLMLGAPAHRAVSQAQNYLRAMDENRPSILAEHGVDTRRASATVVIGHSRYVTGGVTSQEIAETLRTYNAHQARIEVITYETLLDSVSRMLALSSARKDADPGPEEESAA; encoded by the coding sequence GTGACGACATTTCGATCCGGCTTCACGCTCTGGAAACTCGTCCAGACGGCACGGGAACTGACTGAGGATGCGCGCGTCCGGGAGCGCGTCGATGCGGTGCTGCACATCATGGGCGGCTTCGGTGGGACGTACGGCAAGGGCAGGCCGCTGGTGAACGCCTTGGAGGACGTGGCCCACGAGGCCGTCCTCCAGGGCGACTTCGCATTCGCCCAGCGCTTTCAGCGCTTCGCCGCCTATGCCGGAGGCGAACTGTTCCTTGACATCCTTGAGAACTACTACGACGACGAAGCCCGACAGCGCAGCGAGACACACATGCGCAGGATGGCCGCACTGGGTGCGGACAGGGCGGTCGCCGCCCTTGACGTCCTGTGCCGCGACAAGCCCGGCGCAAGCGCCGCCGACGCCCGTGACCTCTTTCGCGGCATAGCCCAGTCCGTCGACTACCTGGGCCTCGGGGACGGCGAGGGCGGTATCCGGCTCTCCACCAAGGAGGCGAGGCGACTCCAGGAATACGGACACATGGAGATGGTGCTCCGCAACCTGCCCCGGCCCGCCTCCGCCGAGGCCGCCCGGATGATGAGCGACGTCCTGGCCGATGTCGACGCCGGCATGCTGGCCCAGTTGCTCGAACTGCGGGCCAGGCAGGTCGGCCTGGCGGCCCTGCGTACCGCGGTGGAGGACCCGGACAGCTCCGAGAGTGCCCTCCATGGCTGTCTGAAGAACCAGGAATGGATCTTCGGCGGGGCCTACGTGGCCGAGCTGGCACGCCGGCAGTACACCCCGGACGCCATCCTCGACATCCCGCTCCTGCGCGGCGACGGTTCCCTGCACGTGGTGGAGCTCAAGCGCGCCAACATCAAGGACCTGGTTATACGACGCTCCGGCCACCTCATGTTGGGCGCCCCGGCGCACCGCGCGGTCTCCCAGGCGCAGAACTACCTCCGGGCCATGGACGAGAACCGCCCGAGCATCCTGGCCGAGCACGGAGTCGACACCCGCCGTGCGTCGGCGACGGTCGTGATCGGACACTCACGTTACGTGACCGGGGGCGTCACCTCCCAGGAGATCGCGGAGACGCTGCGAACCTACAACGCACACCAGGCGCGCATAGAAGTGATCACATACGAGACCCTGCTGGATTCAGTCTCCCGCATGCTGGCTCTGTCATCGGCACGGAAGGACGCAGACCCCGGCCCGGAAGAGGAGTCCGCCGCATGA
- a CDS encoding FtsK/SpoIIIE domain-containing protein, which translates to MSDLTTFLEVGGPLAAFGGGAAYTRAKHPAVYWSVVGGPMSTVRMLSSYASVMEACGLTVAPSRLRVLAVKAATRREVRPVPPRRGILRPTWTGLRLRLRLAPGQEPADVAASAERLRHAWGVHAVYVTTVKPGVVELRLVGYDVLRRVRMPRKTGGGFLKVPVALREDAMPFVRDYRSVPHQLTLGATLSGKSMYLRHLISGLARQEGVALVGIDCKRGVELAPFAARLSALATDPDEAAELLPVLVKEMEDRYDLIKARQGIAPDTPDEEITSDIWGLPDAQRPSPIVLFIDEVAELFLTASRRDEDRRDEMVTQLIRLAQLGRAAGIYLEVCGQRFGAELGKGATMLRAQLTGRVCHRVNDEASAKMALGDIAPEAVYAACSIAPETPGLAVAGDTSGGWSRIRTPYLSIADAAAMCQDSADLVPDVSALKPFRPDVPVRPLTTPSPVVQPHPVAD; encoded by the coding sequence ATGTCCGACCTGACGACATTCCTGGAGGTGGGTGGTCCCCTCGCCGCGTTCGGCGGTGGGGCCGCCTACACCCGGGCCAAGCACCCGGCGGTCTACTGGTCCGTGGTCGGCGGCCCGATGTCCACGGTCCGCATGCTCAGCTCGTACGCCTCCGTCATGGAAGCCTGCGGCCTGACCGTGGCGCCCTCCCGGCTCAGGGTCCTCGCCGTCAAGGCCGCCACCCGGCGTGAGGTCCGACCGGTCCCGCCCCGCAGGGGCATCCTCCGTCCCACCTGGACCGGGTTACGCCTCCGCCTCCGCCTCGCCCCCGGGCAGGAACCTGCCGACGTCGCCGCCTCGGCCGAACGCCTGCGGCATGCCTGGGGAGTTCACGCCGTCTACGTGACCACCGTCAAACCGGGCGTCGTGGAACTACGGCTCGTCGGGTACGACGTCCTGCGCCGGGTCCGGATGCCTCGCAAGACCGGCGGCGGTTTCCTCAAGGTGCCGGTGGCGCTGCGCGAGGACGCCATGCCCTTCGTACGCGACTACCGCAGCGTTCCCCACCAACTCACCCTCGGCGCAACCCTTTCCGGCAAGTCCATGTACCTGCGCCACCTCATCTCCGGACTTGCCCGGCAAGAAGGCGTCGCGCTCGTCGGAATCGACTGCAAGCGCGGCGTCGAACTGGCTCCCTTCGCCGCCCGCCTTTCCGCCCTCGCCACCGACCCGGACGAAGCCGCTGAACTGCTGCCCGTGCTGGTGAAGGAAATGGAGGACCGATACGACCTGATCAAGGCCCGCCAGGGCATCGCCCCGGACACCCCCGACGAAGAGATCACCTCCGACATCTGGGGCCTTCCCGACGCCCAACGCCCCTCCCCCATCGTTCTGTTCATCGACGAGGTGGCGGAACTCTTCCTCACCGCGAGCCGCAGAGACGAAGACCGCCGCGACGAGATGGTCACCCAGCTCATCCGCCTCGCCCAGCTCGGCCGCGCGGCCGGCATCTACCTCGAAGTCTGCGGCCAGCGCTTCGGCGCCGAACTCGGCAAGGGCGCCACCATGCTCCGCGCCCAGCTCACCGGTCGTGTCTGCCACCGCGTCAACGACGAGGCCTCCGCCAAGATGGCCCTCGGCGACATCGCACCCGAAGCCGTCTACGCCGCCTGCTCCATCGCCCCCGAGACACCCGGCCTAGCGGTAGCGGGCGACACCTCCGGTGGCTGGTCCCGCATCCGCACGCCCTACCTCTCCATCGCCGATGCTGCGGCCATGTGCCAGGACTCGGCCGACCTGGTCCCCGACGTCTCTGCCCTCAAGCCCTTCCGGCCCGACGTCCCCGTACGACCGCTCACCACGCCGAGCCCCGTCGTGCAGCCGCACCCCGTCGCCGACTGA
- a CDS encoding GntR family transcriptional regulator encodes MSPLSSGLLGDLDPTSDRAVFRQIADQLREAIDRGRFREGEKLPSEAELVEHYGVSRMTVRNSFSILTGEGLVHAEHGKGVFVRPRPPVRRLASDRFARRHREQGKSAFIVEADAAGSHPQVDSLEVKEEKASQDVSTRLGSVRRVLARRRRYLLDGRPVEFATSYLPLDIARGTQIAEPNPGPGGIYARLEELGHRLDHFEEEIRARMPSPSEVKTLHLAAGVPVIHLIRTAFDTEGRAVEVCDTVMAADAYVLSYQLPAT; translated from the coding sequence GTGAGCCCTCTTTCTTCGGGCCTCCTCGGTGATCTCGACCCCACGAGCGATCGTGCGGTCTTCCGGCAGATCGCCGACCAACTGCGCGAGGCCATCGACCGCGGGCGATTCCGCGAGGGTGAGAAACTGCCTTCCGAAGCGGAGCTGGTCGAGCACTACGGGGTCTCCCGGATGACCGTCCGCAACTCCTTCTCCATCCTCACCGGCGAGGGCCTGGTCCACGCCGAACACGGCAAGGGTGTCTTCGTCCGGCCCCGCCCGCCCGTGCGGCGCCTCGCCTCCGACCGGTTCGCTCGGCGCCATCGTGAGCAGGGGAAGTCCGCGTTCATCGTGGAGGCGGACGCGGCCGGCAGTCACCCGCAGGTCGACAGCCTTGAGGTCAAGGAAGAGAAGGCCAGTCAGGACGTCTCCACCCGGCTCGGCTCCGTACGGCGCGTGCTGGCCCGGCGGCGCCGGTATCTGCTGGACGGGCGACCCGTGGAGTTCGCGACCTCCTACCTCCCCCTCGACATCGCCCGCGGCACCCAGATCGCCGAACCCAACCCCGGCCCCGGCGGCATCTACGCCCGCCTCGAAGAACTGGGCCACCGCCTCGACCACTTCGAAGAGGAGATCCGCGCCCGGATGCCCTCCCCCTCCGAGGTCAAGACGCTCCACCTCGCGGCCGGCGTGCCCGTGATCCACCTCATCCGGACCGCCTTCGACACCGAGGGACGTGCTGTCGAAGTGTGCGACACGGTGATGGCGGCGGACGCCTACGTGCTGTCGTACCAGCTTCCTGCGACCTGA